Proteins encoded by one window of Sphingobacteriales bacterium:
- the trxA gene encoding thioredoxin → MKKKAMSGKYDVIDFQKDVIEESYHKPVLVDFWAAWCQPCRMLGPVLEKLAEENKDRFKLAKLDTESFPEIARQFNIRSIPAVKLFVKGKVTAEFAGALPKQAIEKFLKQHLPDKNRDELEAIKSRIPYGVNGEIIKRLENLIEKAPELTEAKFLLARLIVLQNPEKARQLISDIHADSPFCLQSEYLRNFCHFMTLKDEDFEEGKVRENLIEARKLIQQSQFDKALENIIQSLMVQKEYMDGLARKTGVAIFTILGNEHAATKAYRRRFDMSLY, encoded by the coding sequence ATGAAAAAAAAAGCTATGTCAGGCAAATACGATGTGATTGATTTCCAGAAAGATGTAATTGAAGAGAGCTATCATAAACCTGTATTGGTTGATTTTTGGGCTGCCTGGTGTCAGCCATGCCGTATGTTAGGGCCGGTACTTGAAAAGCTTGCAGAAGAAAATAAAGACCGTTTTAAGTTGGCCAAGCTGGATACCGAAAGTTTTCCGGAAATCGCCCGACAGTTTAATATCCGGAGTATTCCGGCTGTAAAACTTTTTGTAAAAGGAAAAGTTACGGCTGAATTTGCAGGAGCCTTACCCAAACAGGCAATTGAAAAATTTTTAAAACAGCATTTACCCGACAAAAACAGGGATGAACTGGAGGCCATTAAAAGCCGTATTCCTTATGGCGTCAATGGTGAGATCATTAAAAGGCTTGAGAATCTGATAGAAAAAGCACCTGAGCTGACAGAAGCCAAGTTTCTGTTGGCACGTCTGATAGTGCTTCAAAACCCTGAGAAAGCCAGGCAGTTAATATCTGATATTCATGCCGATTCACCTTTTTGTCTTCAGTCGGAATACCTGAGGAATTTTTGTCATTTCATGACCCTGAAAGATGAAGATTTTGAAGAAGGAAAAGTCAGGGAAAATCTTATTGAGGCAAGGAAGCTAATTCAGCAATCACAGTTTGATAAAGCGCTGGAAAATATCATACAGTCGTTGATGGTACAAAAGGAATATATGGACGGGCTTGCCCGTAAAACCGGAGTAGCCATCTTTACCATTCTTGGCAACGAACATGCGGCCACCAAAGCCTACCGGAGACGTTTTGATATGTCGCTGTACTGA